TAGAGCCAGCTAGATGGGTTATCCTGTGGGGGGACCTTACTACTTGCCATGGTACCTGGGCTGAACATGAACGCCGATTATTGCCCATAAAAACAAATCAGCAGTAATCCCTTCATTTGCAGTGCAGACTTCTAATATAGTTTACCAAACTATAATAAGATAATCTTGGCATAgtgctaatatatatatatcattgggATCAGTGCAAAAGGGCCAGAATGTTGGCTCATGTCAACATACAAGCAAACAACATCTCACTTCAGGTCCAATTTAGATGAGGTAGAATTTATTCTTTGCAGAAACCAATAAACAAAACCTTGCCCTTGCTTGGATTCTGCTAATTTTTGCTCTGACAGACAAGAAATAGTTTGAACAGGCTAGCTCTGCTTATGCCCAAGAAGAACCCAAACAAATCCAAGTTGTTTGGTCCTTCATTTTttccaagggaaaaaaaaacaggACTGCCATTTTCTTCATAAATTCAGGATTCAAACGTTCAGAGTTTTACTTTTGGTATTATGATTTGTGCCCAGCCCAAAATAGTGGAAAATAGTGGGAAATCAGACAGGTAGCTCATTGTTCCTTGTTTTTAAACTCCTTTTATTGGAAATTGTATCTTAGGGAGGAGGCTAGCTCTACTTTTTTCCGTGCAGTGTGCTCCATCCTGATTAGCTTTATGCCTCCCCACTAAGCTTGTTTCATAAAAAACCCTCTAATTGTAACTAGTAGGATTATGCACTACTTGTAAAGGTATCACATATTACCCTATACATTCAAGCTAATGTAACTGTCACTTTTCCCACGGCTAATAAAACCTAAAAACGGGGTAGTAGACTTTAGATAATTATCTTTACCACCATTCTTGCTGCATTTGATCCAATTCGAATCGGTATGCCTCGCAAGCCCTCCATACCTGATTAACCCATCAAAGATGGCAGCAATTTTTCTccaaggttttaaaataatgatataataattattatcacagtttttttaatctattttaatataaataatgtttcttattttcaattgtACTTTTTTCTAAATTGATAAAATTcaacccaaaagcttaagctagtaGGTGGATCGGCCATCATCATATAAACACCACTAGAGTTCTTAGCCTATCCAATATAGAACTATTCTTCAACACCCTCTCTCACATAGAGAGCTCGAGAGACGGCCAACACATGGATTAGTAAATGAAAGTGTAGAGATATTGCTAGGCAAGAAGGATCGTGGGCTCTGATAACAGATCCAACCTAAAAACTTAAGCTACTAGTTGGATGGGTTCATAAGCATATAAGCACCACTAGAGCCCTAAACTTATGCCATGTGGGATTGTGGATTAGTAAGTGAAGACATAGGGATATTGGTAGGCAAGAAGGATCGCGGGCTCCAATGCTATGTTAAGAATGATCATAGGATAGCGGATTTTTTATTTAGAGCTTATTCTATTTGCATCAAAAATAGATTGTAAGCTATCATATTGCTTCTTCCCGGGTTGAGAGAGAGAATTGAGAGGGGTGTACAAATGTTATAAAACTTGGattttgtgattaaatttgagcaaattttttttataattttcttagtttttcttAAAGTACAGAACGTGAACACTCCATGGACGTAGGCAGGTCTTTGCCAAACCACGTAAAATTCTATGTTCTTTTGTGATTGCTTCGACATTTTGTGTTGTTGTTATTTTGCTAAAAATATCTGCTGCAAAACTCTACAGTAACTAATACTTTTTGGTAcatagttttgatcttataaagTGATGGTTTTTGTTGGAGCTATTGAATCTGCAACTTGTTAGCAGTCAAAGTCCTCTCAAGTCAAGTAGGCGTTCTGTTCAAAAGGCCATGCTTTCCCACATGTTCTCTCACAAACTACCCCGGTCATGGTCCAAGTCGTACCAACCCATGAAGGTGAACTGTGGAGCCGCGGAATTCTCTGTCCTTAAATTATTTGGAAGAAATAAACAAGCAAACGATGACCCATAAAACCTTCTCGAACTTTTTTGAGTCTTCCTGTAGTTAATTGACCTTCTTGTTCCACCGAGAAGTGGCCTAGTCTAGTTTACTTCAGGATCCACTGAGTGGACGGTCCAAATAAAGAAGACTTTGAAAAGCCTCTAGTTGTTTTCTCAGGACAGCTTCAATGATACCATATGAACCGCCAGTACCAAGCACAGCATCCCAAATGTATCTGATTCCTGGTCGATGACTGGCTTCTAAATCCTACACTGttctttttcatccaaatactTCATGTTTAGTAACCTGCAACAGATACCAACAATAAGGCCATGCTCTCCCTAATAAGAATCGCCGTCTATGGAAATATCAAAAACTTTTCCCTACCTCATCTGCATTGACTTAATAAAATTTTCCTCATCAAACTTTAgcattacctttttttttaatcattacaACATCATTTAAGACTCAAAGATGATGACCACCAAGGCATGATGCAGATAGCAAATATTCAAGTTTCTTGCTTGCTAGACCTTACATGTAATTGTGACACACTGAAACACTGGTAAGCAGGCAGTTTGAAGATGTAAACAGAAGGGAAGAATTGCTCGTGCCCGTAAagctgtgatttttttttttttttgaaaaaaaaataaccttACTGAAACAGCCAGTCAACAAAACCCCTATGTTTTAAGCTTGTCAGTCCCATTGCCTCAGCGGTTGATGGGAGTATGCATCCGCTCGACAATCCTATTAATAGCATCTCGGGTCATCACAAGAGTATCATGCTGCAGGATGCTGTAAACATTCAGACCCTGCAAGAACCAAGTTGATATCAACAAACAGATCAAGAGGAAAATGTACCACCTTATGATCAATAAATTCACGAACCAAATAGATGATCTTGTCATAACCATTCAATTCATTTTAGTATGGTTTGATTGTTcttgttcttttatttttttaggctACTTACAATTGAAGGCAATACGTTCACATAACGCAGGTTTCTTGTTGCCAGCTTCAGTTTGTCATCTATAGGACCACCATCCACCAACAAAACCTTCTTTGTGTTCTCCAATTGGGAGACGTAATTCACAATATTTTTAGTCTTGTGGCTAGGAACCGCCAGATCCTCAAATACTAGAAGCTGTTAGAAAGCACTATTAGAAACATTCCTACATGATAAATACAAACAACTGAACAAGATGATACAAGATTAGCACGCATTTACTCTTTAAGTGGTGCATGATACCAACTAAGCTTGACATGACATGACAATTTGTCaggtctttaaaaaaaaaatcagtgtaACCTATAGGAAATTTTGATGCCTGGCGGATCAACAATGGAAAGATTCAGATAATCCAATTGTATTCTTTTATAAATATTGTAGTTAACTAAATAAGAATGCAAGGGATAACTAGCGTTCCAACCAACTCCAAAGCTTTCAAAGCCTTAGAGAATGCTGTGCCATGAGGACACGGCAAATAACTCGAGTAAAAGCATGAAACACTAACTAGAATTTCATCATGCATATGTTATATTAGTAGATATGGAATTAGATAACGCTGGAAAAATGTAAATGTTTATTCTCAACATAAgggagaaaaataaaagttcATGTTTAGTGATCATATTAAGAAATTTAACATGCACATGTGGTGGGTGCGGGGCAGAAAAGATGAGATAAACACTTGCCTTGCCTTCAGCTGTTCGAGCTGACAAGGCAACTTTCAGTCCCAGACGTCGAACCTTCTTTTGCAGCTTGATTGCATGACTTCGTGGCTTAGGCCCATGCATGGCGGCACCATGCCTAAACTGTTGGGATACACTTCATCAAATCAAACAGCACTATTGTAATAGAAAATAGAAATAGCAAACAGGCTGTTCGAACCAACGCCATTCACTATAGTAAAACCAGTTAACAAAAAGCTAAAGTCAAGTAACCTGAGGCCCACGTAAAGTCCCATGCCTTGCTCGCCCGGTACCTTTTTGCCTGTATGGTTTTCTCCCTGAGCCACTTACTTCACTGATTGTTTTTGTTGAGTGTGTCCCCTGCAGAACACGTTAGATGAGATGTtccaaaattttgtgatttcttCATATTCaagattgagaaaaaaagaagaaaatctaaCATAACAATTGGCATGATTTACTTGAGAAGATGCATGTCACATGCATTAGGATCTCATCATAAGCCGATCCAGCCGCCCACAAGCATTAAATTACAGACATACATAATCATGTATGTGCATGCATACATGCAGAGATGAGTGAAGAGTAACTTGATTTAAGTCCGTGATGTGCTTCACTTGCAAAGTCACATTTCACTTCATAGATTACTCTAGGATCATATATAAGTTATTTAAAATGTAATAAGATAATATGATCGTGTATATGAAATTCCAATGGAAAAATTTACAAGTAAAGAAGTATAAATGCAGATAAAAAGCCTAGCTAGATAACAATTCACTGCACAATCTATTTGGACATTAGAGTTTACTGGATCACCAGTTCAAGAGTTAATACCCATAGTAAGCAAAAGTTCCCTTACTTCACCTACCAGTAATCAACTGATCACATCGATAACTGTCTGGTCCCTATAATTGCATATCACAAACCATAGTACATTTCTCAATTTGGTAGTACATTTCTCAATTTGGCATTAGCCATGCAATACTATGCCTCACCACttacaggtataaataaataggaaaaatattattttttcttgttttcattCACATAAATCCTTTAATAATGCTTTCACAGTCAGTGAAGAGAAAGGAAGactggaagaggaggagaggaaaggaTCAAGCAGGCGGCAGAGTTGCAAGGTAGTGGTGTGGGGCTGGGAAAATGAGAAGGGATGAGAAAAGGTGGAGTTGTTGCAGAGCAGGCTGTCAGTGCCTTCGCATGGTAAGATCATGGCGACAGTGCAGTGTTGGCCAGAACCCTTTAACCCAAGCCTGAACCCAATCAGCTAGTAGGAAAGGTCTACTAGACCCTCGCCCAATCAGATATGGGTTTAATCAATTTGGGCAAATGAGCTTAGGACAAAATTGCCAGCCTTACAGCAATTTTCATGAGGTTTGCATGAATCATGATTAAAATAGATGGAAGTGACTACAAAGATTGGTATAGGAGTTAGAGTCACAACTAAGAGTTCTCAAACATGCAGATGTGATGTCTCGATATATGACAGGCAAAAGATTGAATAAATAGGGTTTCACATTGGTTAAAATATGTCAAAAGATGTCTAATATATATTGCATGGGAAATACATGTTTAATGACCATTATATATAAAATCTGCTTGAATGAAACCAAAAATCCAAGAGAAGATTGGAGAATACAACCATAGATGATATGGGTCAGGCATCTAATATTAGATTCATTAGTATTGCGGCCAGCTCATAATGCTCAAGTTAAGCAAATGGCACTCTACATATAGCAAGAGGATCCTTTTCATATTATGAAACCATGTGTTAAGATGGGTTTCAACTCCATCAATCATGGTCCAGCAGTGATATTTATACAGCAAGAAGAGCCACCAGTTTTCCATATTATCAACAAAATAATATCTAAATTATAAGGGAGGTTAAACTAGGTCATAGTTTAAAAGATCTATTTATCTTTTGAATTAAAATGTTAGAAAAAAATTTGTGTCAAAGGATAAAATCTTGAAAAGAAACAATTAATATCTAAGTCCAAGCCAGCTGAAAAGCCAATACATACTTGAAAAGCCAAGATATGTTTAAAGATTATGCATTATCACTACACAGACATATTTTTGATGCTTTTTCGAGATACTTGTAATAGCACATGCCCTAAATTAGGATCGATGACAACGATATGATCCCCATGTTATCACCAATTTCCAACTTCTAATAAATAGGTCGATAAACATAATTCTACCTTCTAATTGTCAATGTACAAACCCTCATAACTCGTCTATAATAGTGTTAAAGGACATAAAATTCCACTAAAGAGCAAGCATAGTCCTTTATACAaaagaaaacgaaaaaaaaaaaattgaaagtttGTTTCAGAAGGCGGACTAGGAATTTGATTTGGATCGCATAATTTAATGTTAAtatgattgaaaaaaaaaagaagaagaaaaattgttGCCTCAAAACATAAACCATCTACAACTACAAAAGGTCAATGGAAGACAATAAACAAAAGGtgaatataaaaagaaaatatgttATTCAAGTTGCATGAAAATGGTGAAGGTACTTTAGATGATAGACTTTATCCATGACAATCATGACTTCAGAAGACAATTATTTTTGCAGAAGGTCAACAAGAAAAACAAATTATGGATTTTTGTTCTTTATACAGAAGAGTGCATATTGTAGATCACCTGCTGTCGTTTTGCAAGCTGCCACCGTACAACTCGGTGAACAATATCCTTCCTAATGGGAACATCAAAAACATCACCACCCAAAACGATGTAGCCCTTATCCTCATCATAGAAATTTGTCACTCTTGTTACTAGATCTGCATATTGGCCTGCAATATTCAAAAAAAGGTTTCACATGTGCTATTATGTCAATAGGTTTAGAAGACTAATGAACTGGGAAATCTGTGCATTAGAATAATATTATTAGAACAGTGAAAAGCCACAAATTAGATTTAACCAGttggaggaagaaaaaaagatagatAAATACAGATTAAGCTTGCTTAAATGATAAGTGATACACATTAGCTGCATCCAATTAAAGTTGAGCACCAAAAAAACTGAATAGAGTAACAAATTTTGATGATAGATCCATAGTACAcaatcttagatttttttttaaaaaaggagaaaaatagcAGCTAGCATTCCATTTCAGAGTTCCTTGCCATCATGGCCTTGGTTATCAGGCTGGTTACATTTTGGCAGCAACCTTATTTTTTACATGTATGAGCCTAGGAGACACTACACCAACTTCATGATGTTCGTCGCTCCAAGAGAAGCTTTGACTTACGTTTTGATGAGCACAACATATTGCAAGATGTAGACAATTATTAGACCACTTAGGCCCCATTTGGCATTGCTTTTGGAGGGCAAAAAAAATGATTCTTGGAGGCTCAGAAGCTCTTTTAGGTGATTTTAAGGTGTTTagtaaaactttttaaatagcTTTCTAGCTCCTCCACAAGCTAAAAAGGTCTACTAGGAaaactccaatttggagcttttgtgcAAAAAGTTCTACAATGAGATGCATTGGAAAACTATTTTTAACATAAAAGACCCGAATTCGAGTCcggataataatttttttaaaaatactttTAAAAAGAATTTATAAGTTAACAATACCTTATAATAACAATTTTTGATAGTACAATATAATAACtagataatataatacaatagaaTAATATTATCATAAAATTATAGCatgttattttatattataattacattatattattacatcatcattatatattataatgaccgtattgtaataatataatattacaatattacataatattgtaatgatataataataagtctcatttttattatataataacattataaaaatattatatatttttataataaatttgaaaatttattatttctcaTGAAATTTCGattaaatatcaaaaaaataatttataaattaaaatacttTATAATAACAGTTTTTTAACAAGATAATCAGGTACACGATTGATAGCAACAACCAAAAGCACTATAATATACTTCATTATCATTTCTTGATACTAAAAGCACTTTCTCATTTGGGTTACCAAATAGATGTTAAAATTCCATAGCACTTCAAAAACATAGTTACCCAGCAGTAAATAGCTTTTTATTAAAAGCTCTGCTAACAAAAGCTCTTTTGCCTACAGCTCTACAATCAAAAGGTCTACTACCTGCAGCAATGCCAAAAGGCAGCTTAGCATATCTTTATCAAATGAATCCAAGAAAAATAGCACTCCTCTATTCATAAACCAAGTTAAAACATACCAACA
The sequence above is drawn from the Phoenix dactylifera cultivar Barhee BC4 unplaced genomic scaffold, palm_55x_up_171113_PBpolish2nd_filt_p 000007F, whole genome shotgun sequence genome and encodes:
- the LOC103705394 gene encoding 50S ribosomal protein L4-like, which encodes MPAGLGLRDLISRPFRKHGYIPLTTFMRRYKIGDYVDIKVNGAVHKGMPHKFYHGRTGHVWNVTKRAIGVEINKQHGFPFINCRRFSTLESQANEGQIPPELLTNRTVLTPDRVIGQYADLVTRVTNFYDEDKGYIVLGGDVFDVPIRKDIVHRVVRWQLAKRQQGTHSTKTISEVSGSGRKPYRQKGTGRARHGTLRGPQFRHGAAMHGPKPRSHAIKLQKKVRRLGLKVALSARTAEGKLLVFEDLAVPSHKTKNIVNYVSQLENTKKVLLVDGGPIDDKLKLATRNLRYVNVLPSIGLNVYSILQHDTLVMTRDAINRIVERMHTPINR